Within the Meriones unguiculatus strain TT.TT164.6M chromosome 2, Bangor_MerUng_6.1, whole genome shotgun sequence genome, the region AAAGTTCTCTTCTCAGGTATATGTGAGTCATGTTTATTGCCGTACTCCTGGGGCTTATAAAGAAGGAggcttccctctccccctcctcattATCACCTGGAGCCCTCTGTGAATTTTAGATGCTTGATTTTGTAGGAACTTGTAAAACTTTCTAGTACCCTTGTGATGCGATTCTTCTCATTAGGCTGGTCTGAGACTCACCAAGTGCCAAGAGGGAGCAAGGCTTGCACTGATGAAGAGAGAATGGCATTGGGTCATGCACTGTCAGTCCTTCTACAGCAGAAAGCAGTGGTGATAGGCATCTATACATGCCCCCACATTCCAAGATTCGTTATATAgaatgtacacacatgtgcaggtatgtgctgtgtgtgagtgcttgaagaggccagaaaagggcatcagattccctggagctggggttacaggtggttctGACCCACTCAACATTGGTGCTGGACTTTGACCTCTGGAAAAGAAGCAAGCTCTTTGATccgctgaactatctctccagcccccataagaATTTAATATATGGGTATCATGTAGATATAGATTCTATAGATACACTTATAACTCGTAGGCAAAGTTTCTTCCCCAAGAGGGGTAAATTGCTGAACAAAACAAGACGCCAGGTTTTCAACAGACTCCACTTCTTTATTTATATACCTGTATTCCCGTCTCTCTGAACGTTTTCAACAAGACCGATTCATCTCAAGTTCTACAGTGTTTGGTGGTAATGCCTACTTTCCATCTTTGAGCCTTGCTGCTAATTACTCCTCTTATCACGGGGAGAGGAATCACGTGGCTGGGAGAACGCACCTGCAGAGGTGAGTGGCTCTGACTTGAGTAGCTTTGCTGTCTAAAGTCTTTGCATCTATTCTGGGAGAACAGGACTTCAAGCTACCTCTCCAGGAAAGGACCTAATCAGGTTGACCTGTCATTTGAGATGTTTGTGCTTTTACTTGTTAAAGTCTCTTTACCCAACAGCCCCGGAGCCAAAGTAGCACAAgaataatcaagagagaagacgtGACGGTACAGATACTACCGAATTCCTGATAGCGGTCACACAGCTTTCCCCTGgaaatatgtgcacacatacatgtgtctgtgcatgcgtCACGTGTACATACTTACATGCATACACGTGTCCACAGATACTCAGTGAGTGGCAATAACCACCCAAACTGCAAAGCTTCTCTAGCCCAAGATTTTACTGTGTGTTCAGTCAGGACGACAGTGGCGGGATTTTCACCACACATTCTAGGGCGGCATCTGTACTGGTCTGATGTGTCTGTAGATACTTTGGCTGATAAGTAGCTAAGCATGTCCTGATTCGGTTGTGGAGTAAAAAGAAGGGAGCAGCTTCTGATCTTCATCACCAGTTTTCAACCCGAACGCAGCATGTCTAAGATGTCAGACAGGGCCTGTCAAATGTTTAACTTTCTCCCATTCCTGTCCCCGGGGAGTTCTGGCTGCACAACCCATCCAAGGGTGCGGCGGAGTTCTGGTGTTTTAAGGTTAGTAAATGTTTTgagcgggggaggggagagggaggcatAACTAGTTTGCCTAAGACAGACTTATATGTTGGCACAGTGACACTCAGAGGTCACTCAGCTCAGTGTTCTGTCTGTGGGCCACgtattttaaaaagtgagttcAAATTCTTATCCATAAGAGGTTGTAGTTGGCTTTGCTCAGCTCCCTGCATGTCCCATGCTTGTGCTCACAGCCGTGCCACATCTCATGGACACCCGTGGTCGGCCTCAGTATAGCAGCTCCCAGGAGCACAGAATGTCTGCAACTACCCAATTGCAATGCCTGCAACTTTTAGGATAAACTCACAACTTGAAAATCCAGTGCAGAGTATTATGTCAACATAAACAAAGTATCAGAGACAGATCGCAATCATGGAGGATAACACAAATATCAGCAATATAGTCCCTAAGGCTTGCAAAGTCATGTGAGCACACACCTGACACCTTAGAGATAGTGTTATTCTGCAGTAAAGCTTTAAGGACAAACTCGGTGAAGGAGGCCACAACTGCTAAGAATACATTACtgtataaaatacaaactgaactATTTAACTTCTCTATATTTAATTCCTACAGGATGGAAAGgatactgaggaaataaaaatgaactgTGCCTCCTCTGTGCTTCACTTAGTAATAGCAACAGCAACTGTCGCAAGGGATTCCATAGCCAGAGAGCATTATGACAGCAACATGAGCCAAGAGAAAACCCAGGAGCAGAGACGCAATGCAAACTGCATCACGACACACTTCTCTTGTGCCGTTGAAGCTTTCAACTCCCCCAGAACATCCCCCAAATGACTTCTCATCACATGTGACATTTGCTAAggtgaaattaaataaaaacatttagcCTATTTTAACCTCCTTCTGCAAATGTTGTATGTTAAATCTCAGTTGGAGTTTGGAGTTCTCTAACTGTCTTTGCTTTAGatcttttaaatacagaaaatatctTCTAAATAATCTATACTTGGTTTTCCAGGTTCTGCTGGCTCAGGTAGTGCCAGGTCTTTGTAAGGGAGTCCGAGTGGCAGAGTCTCTTCCCGGCATCCCTTGCAGTGCTCTCCGTTGAGAATGTGCTGAGCCACCTCCAGGTGGGCCAAGAATCCCACACTTCAAAGCTTACGTGCATTTCTGTCAGCATTGGCTCTTCTCACAAACGGAACACGTCCTgagcagaaaagaaattaaaaaaaaaaggagaaaaataggtCTACCCAAATGGTCATTTCTTTCATGAAGCAACAGTTTCGATATAGAGAAAGCAAAGCCACTCTCACTTGGAATATCCTTCCATTTTATTCATGATGAGAGGTTTGAAAAAGTGGACCTCTGAGAGGAGATACTACACACTTCTAAGTTGGTGAAAGAACTCCCAGCATCACTTGGATACTCTGGGTAGGAGGAACTGGAGGAGATGATATTTTTCAGCCTCTGCAGAGCAATGATtaacagcagaagcaggaaagCCAGGAGACTGAGGAATATGGACACATAGATGTAGACATTGGACAGGTGGCCGGAGGACGGGTCCACCGATGTGGATAGCGATGTGGGAAACAGCTCCAGGAAAGTCCCATTCTCCACGCTTCCCGCAAATCCAGATGAAGGGTCAGCCTCAGACATCTCCACAAAGAGGGGAGGTGTGAGCAGGTGCAGGCAGAAGCCAGAGTTTCTTGCAGGGCTTAAGAGTGATGAAATCGGTGTTGCCTTTTCATGACAGCAACAGCAGAAACTACAGGctggaaatcaacaaaatgtcgtGTATTTTAAACAAAGGTGGCAGCAGGGATCAGTTGTCCACAGAGACTGCAGAAACAACAAAGGCACAGATCAGCGCACTTGTCAGGAAATAACACATCTGTAATCTAATTTTTAGTCTTTCTTTCAGTGAGGTTTAATTATGAAACCCACCAGGGAGGGCAAACAATGAAACAATTCCCCAAGAGACAAATGATagttatctttttattataaatgagATATAAAAATGAGCTTCGATGGACCGTTCACAGTATCCTAGGTGCCAGGTTTCTCCAAGGATCTAAAgtagagtaaaaagaaaaatgacatctgCTGTATCCCATTGTGATTCTAGCAGACACTCTCAGTGAATGCTCTGAGACGGGACCACAAAGTTCAGATCTGAAAGTCAGTCCTTCCTCCACAGAAATCAACCCCACAGAGGCTGCGTCCACACCTGACCAACACAGGGACAAGATTCTACTGCCATGTGGTCAGGGACCAttcttctgtgtctttcttctttaagGGTAATTTGTCTCACATACTTTGCATATCAAATAGGAAGGCCTTAGGTAACTTAAGAGGGGTTGGATTTCCTCTGACTGATAGAGAAGGTACAGGGTTTACTGGCAAGAGACTTCAGTCTGAGGCTCAAATTACACATCATTCCTTACACTTCCAGTTGATTTTCAGTATTGCGTTAACATTACTATCAGTTGATTGAAAGTCTGAAGGGGACTGAAATCCCTAAAGTGAATCAAACATCAAATGGATAAGGAGCATGCTAGCTCTGTTAGACTGCAAGGAGACAGGCAATGGGTTTCCTTAAGGATATTTATGTTGGAGGCTACCACAGAGATTCACAAACTGCCCAAGAGCAAGATATATAGGTAAAAATTAAGCCCTAGCTTCAGGCTTCTGCGAAGGCCCACCCCTTAGCATCTGCTCTTCATTCTTCTGTTGTTCTAGCAGGAGGGCCTGTACTCCATCCCTTTTTCTGGAATGAGCAAAG harbors:
- the Sertm1 gene encoding serine-rich and transmembrane domain-containing protein 1, with the translated sequence MSEADPSSGFAGSVENGTFLELFPTSLSTSVDPSSGHLSNVYIYVSIFLSLLAFLLLLLIIALQRLKNIISSSSSYPEYPSDAGSSFTNLEVCSISSQRSTFSNLSS